The following coding sequences are from one bacterium SCSIO 12741 window:
- a CDS encoding VWA domain-containing protein: protein MRIAKTYFLLIIGLFILSSSHAQSGDEPLTRLLFIYDASNSMNGSWNNGQKHNVAQRLLAQAVDSLKKTPNLQMALRVYGHQKYYRNGQDCNDTKLEVPFSANSGENIKKRLSEIRPKGTTPIAMTLEKAAGDFPPCASCRNIIILITDGIEECGGDPCTISMKLQRQGIILKPFVIGIGMDMGFTKSFECMGTFYNATDEASFQNVLGVVISQALNKTTAQVNLIDAGGHASETEVGVTLYDHFTGNILYNFVHTMNAKGVPDTLDIEPSFTYDLVAHTIPPARADSLIMLPGKHNILAVDAPQGFLEIKAKGFSNKTPIQAIVRKHGENKTLHVQNLNTKVKYLTGFYDIELLTTPRIYLNDIAISQSHTTTLDIPNPGLFSLTLNSRIYGAIYQDKDGEMVWVKNLDSDQTRQSFYLQPGDYVVLYRPSEARSTWFTKEKKFTIKIGSSTSLNL, encoded by the coding sequence GTGCGAATAGCAAAGACATATTTTTTACTGATAATAGGACTCTTTATCCTGAGTTCTTCTCATGCCCAATCGGGTGATGAGCCACTTACGCGGCTGCTGTTTATTTACGATGCGTCCAATTCCATGAACGGATCCTGGAACAACGGTCAAAAACACAATGTGGCTCAGCGCTTATTGGCTCAGGCTGTTGACAGTCTAAAAAAGACGCCTAACCTGCAAATGGCTTTGCGGGTGTATGGACACCAGAAGTATTACCGCAACGGACAAGATTGTAACGACACCAAGCTGGAGGTTCCTTTTTCGGCCAATAGCGGTGAGAATATCAAAAAGCGACTTTCAGAAATACGGCCTAAGGGAACTACTCCCATTGCCATGACCCTCGAAAAGGCTGCCGGAGACTTTCCTCCTTGTGCCAGTTGCAGAAACATCATTATCCTTATTACCGATGGTATAGAAGAATGTGGTGGTGATCCCTGTACGATTTCCATGAAATTGCAGCGCCAGGGCATCATTCTAAAACCTTTTGTGATTGGTATTGGTATGGACATGGGATTTACCAAGTCCTTTGAGTGTATGGGAACCTTCTACAACGCGACCGATGAGGCTTCCTTCCAAAATGTATTGGGTGTGGTTATTTCTCAAGCCTTAAATAAAACCACGGCCCAGGTAAACCTGATTGATGCAGGAGGGCACGCTTCAGAAACTGAAGTTGGTGTTACGCTATACGATCATTTTACCGGGAACATCCTTTACAATTTCGTTCATACGATGAACGCTAAAGGTGTACCGGACACATTGGATATTGAGCCTTCTTTTACCTATGATTTGGTGGCCCATACGATTCCTCCAGCTCGAGCGGATAGCTTAATTATGTTGCCAGGTAAGCATAATATTTTGGCCGTTGACGCGCCACAAGGTTTCCTGGAAATTAAAGCCAAAGGATTCTCTAACAAGACACCGATTCAAGCCATTGTCAGAAAGCATGGAGAAAACAAAACCTTGCACGTTCAGAACTTGAACACCAAGGTGAAATACCTAACCGGGTTCTATGATATTGAACTCTTAACCACTCCCAGAATTTACCTCAACGACATTGCCATAAGCCAGAGCCACACCACCACTCTTGACATACCTAATCCAGGACTATTTTCCCTTACCCTAAATTCCAGAATTTACGGGGCCATTTACCAAGACAAAGACGGCGAAATGGTTTGGGTAAAAAACCTCGATTCCGATCAAACCCGACAAAGTTTTTACCTCCAACCCGGTGATTACGTCGTGCTATACCGACCATCAGAAGCCAGAAGTACCTGGTTTACTAAAGAGAAAAAATTTACTATCAAAATCGGAAGTTCTACATCCCTTAATCTTTGA
- a CDS encoding transketolase: MADFDNIKKLASQTRRDIVRMVHAQSSGHPGGSLGCADFFATLYSAILKHDPKEWDMDGEGQDLFFLSNGHISPVWYSTLARSGYFPVEELSSFRKIDSRLQGHPTTHEGLPGIRIASGSLGQGLSAAIGATLAKKLNGDDRCTYVLMGDGELQEGQVWEAAMYAGGKSVGNLVAVVDWNGRQIDGDVEDVLPLGDLEGKWKSFGWHTLQMDGHNVEEIYNTLVQAREISAEGKPVVILMKTEMGQGVDYMMGTHKWHGVAPNDEQLARALEQLEETLGDY; encoded by the coding sequence ATGGCAGACTTCGATAACATCAAAAAACTCGCATCTCAAACCCGTCGAGACATTGTGCGAATGGTTCATGCTCAAAGCTCCGGTCACCCGGGTGGTTCTCTGGGTTGCGCCGATTTTTTTGCTACCCTCTACAGCGCTATATTGAAGCACGATCCCAAAGAGTGGGATATGGATGGTGAAGGGCAGGATTTGTTTTTCTTGTCGAATGGACACATTTCTCCGGTTTGGTACAGCACCTTGGCCCGAAGCGGTTATTTTCCAGTTGAGGAGCTTTCTTCATTCAGAAAGATTGATTCTCGCCTACAAGGTCACCCGACTACGCACGAAGGTCTTCCCGGAATTCGGATTGCCTCTGGTTCTTTAGGGCAAGGATTGTCTGCTGCTATTGGAGCCACCTTGGCGAAAAAGCTGAATGGTGATGATCGTTGCACCTATGTATTGATGGGTGATGGTGAATTGCAAGAAGGCCAAGTTTGGGAAGCCGCCATGTATGCCGGTGGAAAAAGCGTTGGCAACCTGGTTGCCGTGGTAGACTGGAACGGTCGTCAAATTGATGGAGATGTAGAAGATGTACTGCCTCTTGGTGACCTGGAAGGGAAATGGAAATCCTTTGGCTGGCACACCCTTCAAATGGATGGACACAATGTAGAAGAAATTTACAATACCTTGGTTCAGGCTCGTGAAATTTCAGCGGAAGGAAAACCCGTTGTTATTTTAATGAAAACCGAGATGGGACAAGGGGTTGACTACATGATGGGCACCCACAAATGGCACGGAGTTGCACCCAACGATGAACAATTGGCACGTGCCTTGGAACAGTTGGAGGAAACTCTTGGTGACTATTGA
- a CDS encoding DUF4920 domain-containing protein, with product MKTMRITGLLLLVVLFWNCSGNQQAEQEATTTPETQTETATAEPTPASFGEEIVIDQVTAGGDLMSQLAEMDTVEDVLISGKINSCCQKKGCWMKVDLGDDQEIFVKFKDYGFFVPLDSEGSTALMQGRAYKKTVPVEELRHYAEDAGKSEEEIAAITEPEVSYLFMANGVLLSDYTPSKSETESSEGEETEMGSEETEMEGNTETTTAE from the coding sequence ATGAAAACAATGAGAATTACCGGTTTATTGCTTTTGGTAGTGCTGTTCTGGAACTGCAGCGGAAACCAACAAGCCGAACAAGAAGCTACAACTACCCCTGAAACACAAACTGAAACGGCCACTGCTGAGCCTACTCCAGCTTCCTTTGGAGAAGAGATTGTAATCGATCAAGTGACTGCTGGTGGTGATCTAATGAGCCAATTGGCTGAAATGGATACCGTGGAAGACGTTTTGATTTCAGGAAAGATCAACTCTTGCTGCCAAAAGAAAGGCTGCTGGATGAAAGTAGATCTGGGTGATGACCAAGAGATCTTCGTTAAGTTCAAGGATTACGGATTTTTCGTTCCATTGGATAGCGAAGGAAGCACTGCCTTGATGCAAGGTCGCGCATACAAAAAGACAGTTCCTGTTGAGGAATTGCGTCACTACGCTGAGGATGCAGGAAAAAGCGAAGAAGAAATTGCCGCTATTACTGAGCCAGAAGTAAGCTACTTGTTTATGGCTAATGGCGTATTGCTTTCTGACTACACACCAAGCAAATCAGAAACCGAATCTTCGGAAGGCGAAGAAACCGAAATGGGTTCTGAAGAAACTGAAATGGAAGGTAACACCGAAACGACTACGGCGGAATAA
- a CDS encoding transketolase family protein produces the protein MIKYVNTGNKDTRSGFGAGLSALGKSNPNVVALCADLTGSLKMDAFAADHPDRFYEVGIAEANMMGIAAGLTVGGKIPFTGTFANFSTGRVYDQIRQSIAYSGKNVKICASHAGLTLGEDGATHQILEDIGLMRMLPGMTVINPCDFNQTKAATEAIAEMEGPVYLRFGRPKVPNFTPEDQKFEIGKAVMLNPGRDVTIIATGHLVWKALEAGEYLAQNGVDAEIINIHTIKPLDEAAILESVRKTRCVVTAEEHQLNGGLGDAVAQLLSRKNPVPLEMVGVNDSFGESGKPEELMVKYGCDTKDVIQAAQNVLERK, from the coding sequence ATGATCAAATACGTTAATACTGGAAACAAAGACACCCGATCCGGATTCGGAGCCGGACTTTCTGCCCTGGGCAAATCCAATCCTAATGTGGTAGCCTTGTGTGCTGACCTTACCGGATCTCTAAAAATGGACGCCTTTGCTGCAGATCACCCCGATCGTTTTTACGAAGTGGGTATTGCTGAGGCCAACATGATGGGGATCGCTGCGGGCCTTACCGTAGGTGGCAAAATTCCATTTACCGGAACCTTTGCTAACTTCTCTACCGGACGGGTTTATGATCAGATTCGTCAAAGTATTGCTTACTCCGGAAAGAATGTAAAAATCTGCGCTTCACACGCCGGACTTACTTTGGGAGAAGATGGGGCTACCCACCAAATTTTGGAAGACATTGGTTTGATGCGTATGCTTCCGGGCATGACGGTAATCAATCCATGTGACTTTAACCAAACGAAGGCTGCCACTGAAGCTATTGCTGAAATGGAAGGCCCGGTATACTTGCGATTTGGTCGCCCAAAGGTGCCAAACTTTACTCCGGAAGATCAAAAATTTGAAATTGGAAAAGCGGTGATGCTTAATCCGGGTAGAGATGTTACCATCATCGCTACTGGCCATTTGGTATGGAAAGCATTGGAAGCTGGTGAGTACTTAGCTCAGAATGGTGTAGATGCTGAAATCATCAACATTCACACGATTAAACCATTGGACGAGGCTGCCATTTTGGAATCGGTTAGAAAAACCCGCTGTGTAGTGACTGCCGAAGAGCATCAACTAAATGGTGGATTGGGAGATGCTGTTGCTCAGCTTCTATCTCGTAAAAATCCTGTTCCATTAGAAATGGTTGGTGTGAACGATAGCTTTGGAGAAAGCGGAAAACCAGAAGAATTGATGGTGAAGTACGGATGTGATACCAAAGACGTAATTCAAGCCGCACAAAACGTATTGGAGCGCAAATAG
- a CDS encoding PD40 domain-containing protein, translated as MAKRNIKYLCWIGLVICTLSLSAQEDCDQDVSDKAKKLFDKAKDRKLPEQKRMAYLREALEIDEDYAAANMLMGKLAMGRAKQRGGGYMAVAPYYEKVVELCPEYKAKIYYELGQIYYSNKKYDKAVTYYEGFVNFSSEDDKAYSRDHEELVELCQEDLKTARFYKEAYANPVPFDPKVVRDISTNEADEYLPLLSPDNEWLFFTRRWEDHTKDKNQIYQSESIKQIERFTRSEYVSDGKYNKGEPMPAPFNTDENINYGGVSISLNNRHIYITICTPYFSKTQQKMVKNCDIYQSNYVLGMNPETHKEEWYWTEPENMGPNINTPDGWESQPSISADGRHLYFASWREGSQQIDIYQSERKADGTWGMATNLGAPINTEGNDKSPFIHTDSKTLYFSSQGHLGFGGYDIYYVRQGDDGKWEQPKNLGHPINTDEDEHGLVVSTDGKKVYFASDHLENKRTRLNVLSFELYKEAQPDQVVLVKGKVDQKSSDSHPTKIQLKNMTSRDVNEFELDSNDGSFAAVMTVKPGDKVIMKVEGENVAYNSRIIETPEEQEEELVKEPGEPVVQKMDVPVDKNKKGGTYPLKDLHYETNSSDISERSMVILDDFAEYLIENKQVKIAIHGHTDNVGASSDNLALSADRAFSVKEYLEEKGVTPQRLTFKGFGDTKPVASNQTEQGRSKNRRTEFVILAF; from the coding sequence ATGGCTAAGAGGAATATCAAGTATTTGTGTTGGATTGGATTAGTAATTTGTACGCTATCCCTATCTGCTCAAGAAGACTGTGACCAGGATGTGAGTGATAAGGCCAAGAAACTTTTTGATAAGGCCAAGGACCGAAAACTCCCCGAACAAAAAAGAATGGCTTACCTCAGGGAAGCCCTGGAAATTGACGAAGATTACGCTGCTGCGAATATGCTTATGGGTAAGTTGGCCATGGGCCGTGCCAAGCAACGGGGTGGAGGCTATATGGCAGTGGCACCCTACTACGAAAAGGTGGTGGAGCTTTGCCCGGAATACAAAGCCAAAATCTACTACGAATTGGGGCAGATCTACTACTCCAATAAGAAGTACGACAAAGCGGTAACCTATTACGAAGGTTTTGTCAATTTTTCTTCTGAAGACGATAAGGCTTATTCCAGGGATCATGAAGAACTGGTTGAACTCTGTCAGGAAGATCTGAAGACGGCTCGTTTTTACAAAGAAGCATACGCCAATCCCGTTCCCTTTGACCCGAAGGTAGTACGAGATATTTCTACCAATGAGGCGGACGAGTATTTACCGCTGTTGTCACCCGACAACGAGTGGTTATTCTTTACGCGTAGATGGGAGGATCACACCAAGGATAAGAATCAGATTTACCAGAGCGAATCCATTAAGCAAATCGAACGTTTTACCCGTTCAGAATATGTGAGCGATGGGAAATACAACAAGGGAGAACCGATGCCGGCGCCCTTTAATACCGATGAAAACATCAATTACGGTGGAGTAAGTATCTCCTTGAACAACCGTCATATCTACATCACCATCTGTACGCCTTACTTTAGCAAGACTCAGCAGAAAATGGTGAAAAACTGCGACATCTACCAGTCGAACTACGTGTTGGGTATGAACCCGGAGACGCATAAAGAGGAGTGGTATTGGACGGAACCCGAAAACATGGGCCCCAATATCAATACACCTGACGGCTGGGAATCGCAACCTTCGATTAGTGCCGATGGCCGACACCTGTATTTTGCCTCCTGGCGGGAAGGAAGCCAGCAGATTGACATCTATCAATCGGAACGTAAGGCGGACGGAACTTGGGGTATGGCCACGAACCTTGGTGCTCCTATTAATACAGAAGGAAACGACAAATCGCCCTTCATTCACACGGATTCTAAAACACTTTATTTCTCTTCTCAAGGACACCTCGGATTTGGTGGATACGATATCTATTACGTCCGTCAAGGCGACGATGGTAAATGGGAACAGCCCAAAAATCTGGGACATCCGATCAACACCGATGAGGATGAACACGGCTTGGTGGTAAGCACGGATGGTAAGAAGGTATACTTCGCCTCCGATCATTTAGAAAACAAACGAACTCGTCTGAATGTACTCTCCTTTGAGCTGTATAAAGAAGCCCAGCCCGATCAGGTGGTTTTGGTAAAGGGAAAGGTGGATCAAAAGTCATCGGATTCTCACCCTACGAAGATCCAGTTAAAGAACATGACCAGCCGTGATGTCAACGAATTCGAATTGGATTCTAATGATGGGTCCTTTGCAGCTGTAATGACGGTGAAGCCAGGCGACAAGGTGATCATGAAGGTGGAAGGAGAAAATGTAGCCTACAACTCCAGAATTATTGAAACTCCGGAAGAGCAGGAAGAGGAGCTCGTTAAAGAACCAGGGGAACCTGTGGTTCAAAAAATGGATGTACCGGTTGACAAGAACAAGAAAGGAGGAACCTATCCTCTAAAAGACCTTCATTACGAAACCAACTCCTCCGATATTTCAGAACGATCCATGGTCATTTTGGATGATTTTGCGGAATACCTCATAGAAAACAAGCAGGTAAAAATTGCCATCCATGGTCACACTGACAACGTGGGTGCATCCTCCGATAATCTCGCTCTATCCGCAGACCGTGCCTTTTCGGTAAAAGAATACCTGGAGGAAAAAGGAGTAACTCCCCAACGCCTCACTTTTAAGGGCTTTGGAGATACCAAACCCGTGGCTTCGAATCAAACCGAGCAAGGACGCTCTAAGAACAGAAGAACGGAGTTTGTGATCCTTGCTTTTTAG